The Lentisphaera araneosa HTCC2155 genome has a window encoding:
- the rpmF gene encoding 50S ribosomal protein L32 yields MAQPKRKTSKMKKRQRKASYAWKGIQTQLCDCGA; encoded by the coding sequence ATGGCACAGCCAAAAAGAAAGACATCAAAGATGAAAAAGCGTCAGCGCAAAGCATCTTACGCTTGGAAAGGTATCCAAACTCAATTATGTGATTGTGGCGC